In Diabrotica undecimpunctata isolate CICGRU chromosome 4, icDiaUnde3, whole genome shotgun sequence, a single genomic region encodes these proteins:
- the LOC140440164 gene encoding uncharacterized protein — MNSIAFLFFFVIAAAFAGHGHDNAHYKFEYGVHDPHTHDHKSQHEHRHGHDVTGGYTLKEADGTHRVVKYKSSPHNGFEAVVERVGHAQHPAHYGHGHGHGGHGHGGHGGATSYVGVTHWANQGSEGGHGHGY; from the exons ATGAATTCT ATTGCTTTCCTTTTTTTCTTCGTGATTGCTGCAGCCTTTGCAGGCCATGGACAT GATAATGCTCATTACAAGTTCGAGTATGGAGTACATGATCCTCACACCCACGACCATAAATCTCAACATGAACACAGACATGGCCATGACGTCACTGGAGGTTACACTCTTAAGGAAGCCGATGGAACTCACAGAGTTGTCAAATATAAATCCTCACCCCACAATGGATTCGAAGCTGTCGTTGAAAGAGTAGGTCATGCCCAACATCCCGCTCACTACGGCCATGGTCATGGTCACGGCGGTCATGGTCATGGTGGACACGGTGGAGCCACCAGCTACGTTGGTGTTACCCACTGGGCCAATCAAGGAAGTGAAGGTGGACACGGACATGGATACTAG